Below is a window of Candidatus Dependentiae bacterium DNA.
ATGTTTGCCGTTGGGAACTTGAAGCTGGCTATAATGTGTGGGCTCGCCAATGCGAAAAAGTAAGCCTCAAGACACCATGGGTTAATGGAACTGTAGCTCTTGTCGCTTTTAATAATGCGACAGGCGCACCATCTGCTGGAATTAATCGAGCGGTTACTATTCGCGAAACATTTGCAGGATCAAATATTGGTGGCTCTGCCGGCGTGCCTACACTTACCTCAGCTAACTATGCGAATAACTCTATCCAAACTGGCGACATTAATTTAGAATCAGCCGCTAATCCATGTGCGCTTTCGCATACGATTTATGGTTCAGCTGGGTACAACTTTGATATGTGCGGATGCTGGCCAATCTTTGCAGGGCTTGGCGGTTCTTATGAATTCGCTTCTTGCAATTCAGTATTGCAACGCTGGATGGTTTGGGGCAAAATCGGCGTATCCATCTAACTGAAAGAAAGAGCTATTATTCTTTGCAATCATAGCTCGTTTGAATAAAGAGCTTTAACGGCAAAAAGAAGGAGAGGGAAACCTCTCCTTCTTTTTTTGCTCGCCATCCTGGTTTAATTTTTGTATGATCCTTCGATACATTTTGCTTGCTATTTTATAGCTTCGAAAAACACTCAGGATGAACGGATTAAAACTGTGTCGACATGTGCTTCAAATCCTCGTGCGAAGACTGAATCAAGCGCAAAATAGAAAAATAGCATGAAAGGTTTTCTCGTGAATAAACCAACCGTTTTGATTACTGGCGGAGCCGGCTACATCGGTTCTCATGTTGGATTACTTTGTGCGCGCGCGAATTATCACGTGGTTATTCTGGATTCGTTTGTACATGGTCAGCATTTTAATCCAACGTGGGCAACGGTAATTCATGGTGAATATGCGAACAGTGAAATTCTAAAAAATATTTTTTCAACCTATTCGATTACTGCAGTTGTCCATTGTGCTGCATCGATTGAAGTGGGTATTTCTGTGCGCGATCCGATTTCTTTTTATGAAAATAACGTTGCAAAAACAATAACACTTGTTGATCAAATGCTTCGTGCAAATGTTAAAAATATAATTTTTTCTTCAAGTTGTGCTGTGTACGGCCAGCCGCAATTTTTGCCACTAACAGAAACGCATCAGATAAAGCCTATGAGCCCTTATGGTCGCACAAAAGCGATGGTAGAAGAAATTCTTAAAGATGCGAGCGACGCATATGGATTGCGTTATATCGCGCTGCGTTATTTTAATGCAGCGGGAGCGTTGCCCGAAGAAGGGCTTGGCGAACAACACAAACCGGAAACGCATCTTATTCCGTTACTTTTAAAAGCAGCATTACTGCGCGAACCATTTACCATTTTTGGTTCTTCATATCCAACAAGAGACGGTAGTGCTGTGCGTGATTTTGTACATGTTCTTGATATTGCCAACGCACATTTATTGGCGCTGGAACATTTATCGCGTGGCAATCCGTCTGATGCTTTTAATTTGGGAACTGGTTTCGGATATTCAATTAAAGAAATGATTGATGGCGTTCAACGCATTTCAGGAATAGCAGTTCGCGCGATCACTGCGCCGCCACGCGCAGGAGATCCGCATACACTCGTGGCTGATCCGATTAAAGCGAAAACTTTATTACAATGGCAGCCGCGCTATTCAGATTTAGACTTTATTCTAAAATCTGCGTTAGTGTTCTTTAAACAGCAGGATGCAATTGCGCAGCCCGGAATTTTAATCGAAAAAGTTTTATGATTTTTTTCTTAAAATTTTAAACTCGCAAAAAATTATAGGCATATGGTATGCTCA
It encodes the following:
- the galE gene encoding UDP-glucose 4-epimerase GalE — translated: MKGFLVNKPTVLITGGAGYIGSHVGLLCARANYHVVILDSFVHGQHFNPTWATVIHGEYANSEILKNIFSTYSITAVVHCAASIEVGISVRDPISFYENNVAKTITLVDQMLRANVKNIIFSSSCAVYGQPQFLPLTETHQIKPMSPYGRTKAMVEEILKDASDAYGLRYIALRYFNAAGALPEEGLGEQHKPETHLIPLLLKAALLREPFTIFGSSYPTRDGSAVRDFVHVLDIANAHLLALEHLSRGNPSDAFNLGTGFGYSIKEMIDGVQRISGIAVRAITAPPRAGDPHTLVADPIKAKTLLQWQPRYSDLDFILKSALVFFKQQDAIAQPGILIEKVL